The proteins below come from a single Erysipelothrix piscisicarius genomic window:
- a CDS encoding response regulator transcription factor has translation MKKILFVEDDVEYSNFITEQLLKVPYEVDCVYSGIDAMEHLALNQYDLLLTDLELDVLDGLRLVDSARKMAPGTRSIILTGKPSNHTELESLKLHADLYIEKSKSLKVILHYIANILERESLPITHIKFLSSSVENIMMDLRNRTVYKENVSYKLTPTEFNLLEYFLNHKNTLVMREDLLRAVWAEEPTADNIRKVDVHLKNLRTKMGIFSIVSVRGAGYKWNEGS, from the coding sequence ATGAAAAAAATACTATTTGTAGAAGATGATGTTGAGTATTCAAACTTTATCACTGAACAACTTTTAAAAGTACCCTATGAGGTCGATTGTGTCTATAGCGGGATTGATGCCATGGAACACTTAGCGTTAAACCAATATGATTTATTGCTTACGGATCTAGAGTTAGATGTATTAGATGGATTGCGCTTGGTAGATTCTGCACGGAAAATGGCACCAGGAACCCGTTCCATTATTCTGACAGGAAAACCAAGCAATCACACTGAACTTGAATCCTTGAAACTTCATGCTGATCTCTACATTGAGAAATCAAAAAGCTTAAAAGTGATTCTACACTATATCGCCAATATTTTGGAACGCGAAAGTTTACCAATCACACACATTAAGTTTCTTTCTTCAAGTGTTGAGAATATCATGATGGACCTAAGAAACCGTACGGTATATAAAGAAAATGTATCTTATAAGTTAACGCCTACAGAGTTCAATCTACTTGAATATTTCTTGAATCATAAAAACACATTGGTTATGCGTGAAGATTTATTGCGCGCTGTATGGGCTGAAGAACCGACAGCTGACAATATCCGAAAGGTTGATGTTCATCTTAAAAATTTAAGAACTAAAATGGGAATCTTTTCGATTGTTTCAGTAAGAGGGGCTGGATATAAGTGGAATGAAGGCTCCTAA
- a CDS encoding sensor histidine kinase, with product MKAPKRSTWVGVVLTLAYAVLIVVYILNLVNFPQRYQEEEKNTVHQMEQRISESVNEYALTKQASFDELVENYPLDLLVFEGDQMIYHSSEVLNEANFFGVVSSKAVLYESKGSLSAYDSTYRFWVRMYNFPDDAYLIPFLSKQVSVLGASFVVMTIGYFFIMYSLFKPLHYAKKSLASLQNYDFDAIKPRDDVINQTLSNVSTQIHHAMTAASHRYTDFEKDLEIGRQRLNNTLLVSKSFVHDLKTPIHQQIMMNELVVDGIDESNTPLDVAEMNIKQSQKIMERINEILTVLNQDNLTLEHNLSEFDLVSLTYDTLRYFGQHFAKRNLMIDLDSPDTLVIESNKVILQLLIHNLMSNIGNYATDNSTVSIGLTLDDETVIMTYRNQTLPANLEHMKKSEFLFNVLTDEAHQYSSGNGLFLIKDLSYLANGSYTLHTEDGAVLITIPLPLKGGTNHA from the coding sequence ATGAAGGCTCCTAAACGAAGTACGTGGGTCGGGGTTGTTTTAACACTTGCCTATGCCGTGCTCATCGTTGTATACATTCTTAATCTTGTGAATTTCCCTCAACGCTATCAAGAGGAAGAAAAGAATACCGTGCACCAAATGGAACAACGTATTAGTGAGTCGGTCAATGAGTATGCATTAACCAAACAAGCTTCATTTGATGAACTTGTGGAAAACTATCCCCTCGATTTACTTGTGTTTGAAGGTGATCAAATGATCTATCATTCTTCTGAAGTGTTAAATGAAGCAAACTTCTTTGGCGTGGTCTCGTCAAAAGCAGTACTTTATGAATCTAAGGGTTCCTTGAGTGCTTATGATTCTACATACCGTTTTTGGGTGCGCATGTATAACTTCCCTGATGATGCCTACTTGATCCCCTTTCTTTCGAAACAAGTGTCCGTCCTAGGGGCTTCGTTTGTGGTGATGACAATTGGTTATTTCTTCATAATGTATTCACTGTTTAAGCCACTTCACTACGCAAAAAAATCGCTTGCGTCCCTTCAAAATTATGATTTTGATGCGATTAAACCACGCGATGATGTTATTAACCAAACATTATCCAATGTTTCTACTCAAATACATCATGCCATGACCGCTGCATCGCATCGTTATACCGATTTTGAGAAAGATTTAGAGATTGGTCGTCAACGTCTAAACAATACGTTACTCGTGTCCAAATCGTTTGTTCATGACCTTAAAACACCGATTCACCAACAAATTATGATGAATGAATTGGTGGTTGATGGTATTGATGAATCCAATACACCATTGGATGTCGCAGAAATGAACATTAAGCAAAGCCAAAAAATTATGGAACGGATCAATGAAATCCTAACAGTCTTAAATCAAGATAACCTGACTTTGGAACATAACTTATCTGAATTTGACTTGGTATCCCTAACCTACGATACGTTACGTTACTTTGGTCAACATTTCGCGAAACGAAATCTTATGATTGATTTGGATTCTCCGGATACACTTGTGATTGAATCCAATAAAGTCATCCTTCAACTTTTAATTCACAATTTAATGTCGAATATTGGAAATTATGCTACGGATAATTCAACGGTTTCAATTGGCTTGACCCTTGATGATGAAACGGTCATCATGACCTATCGTAATCAAACCTTACCTGCCAATCTTGAACACATGAAGAAATCAGAATTTTTATTTAATGTATTAACCGATGAAGCACACCAATACAGCAGTGGCAATGGGCTTTTCTTAATTAAAGATCTCAGTTATCTTGCCAACGGCTCTTACACCCTTCATACAGAAGATGGTGCTGTACTTATAACGATTCCCCTACCTTTGAAAGGTGGAACAAATCATGCGTAA
- a CDS encoding DUF4240 domain-containing protein encodes MNQVNFWTIMDTVRQQSQKDDALFYFLLEKTTQKMSASDYQGFTDYFYTYVRILEKSLWPTLVCSIVNGSTEQTVLDGFYAWTLSQGYTFYKLILSTPDETYHKTQEMGMGKASMPQLFDVIGTNRMFDLCVDDLNYYHHEPWGGYETLESALKDIDIILPQTCLHQSFQNNFNHSKETVEKVLNEWNVNLKIMDEFPNVEKEETLNPQIRSEYYDLNEPISEKIELLTATHSYLFYCAVDMHKHRTRLVRFDFKTGTKNDIFLSQKIAKIKYLDATDHRCVFRVDYAYENSHGDDCYLIYRMDSNTIDFVTPYLDGCLELLDQAILHNHTLYFSGQTDSVSCPNIYRFNLLTRSTFKVVSGAGMMRRFGDNFLFGYCSKMNRTRCFKGVFEYQLDDQNLLKHDANIYYNIASVNDSEWLLGMREGISVWLNQYRVLNQQTFPSQYEDLFPIAHNEAIIVGYKKTRKGLRMVLIDRKSNRMYELEKGIVCRLIDEGLEWVTIDTLSGVVKVHEFKV; translated from the coding sequence ATGAATCAAGTAAATTTTTGGACAATCATGGATACGGTCCGCCAACAAAGTCAAAAGGATGATGCGTTGTTCTATTTTCTCTTAGAAAAGACAACACAAAAAATGTCGGCATCAGACTATCAAGGGTTTACCGATTATTTTTATACGTATGTCCGAATCTTAGAAAAAAGTCTTTGGCCTACTTTGGTGTGCTCGATTGTGAATGGTTCAACCGAACAAACGGTTCTGGATGGATTTTATGCGTGGACATTGAGTCAAGGTTACACATTTTATAAATTAATCTTATCGACACCGGATGAGACGTATCATAAAACACAGGAGATGGGAATGGGAAAGGCATCCATGCCACAACTTTTTGACGTGATTGGTACCAATCGTATGTTTGACTTGTGTGTGGATGACTTAAACTATTACCATCACGAACCATGGGGTGGTTATGAAACCTTAGAGAGTGCCCTCAAAGATATTGATATTATCCTTCCCCAAACTTGCCTCCATCAATCTTTTCAAAATAATTTTAATCATTCAAAAGAAACCGTAGAAAAAGTTTTAAATGAATGGAATGTAAATCTAAAAATTATGGATGAATTTCCAAACGTCGAGAAAGAAGAGACTTTAAATCCTCAAATACGGAGTGAATATTATGATTTAAATGAACCCATTTCGGAGAAGATTGAATTGCTTACGGCGACACATTCATATCTTTTCTATTGTGCTGTGGATATGCATAAGCATCGAACGCGTCTGGTTCGGTTCGATTTTAAAACGGGAACTAAAAATGATATTTTCTTAAGTCAGAAGATTGCGAAAATTAAATATTTAGATGCAACAGATCATCGCTGTGTCTTTCGTGTCGATTATGCTTATGAGAACAGTCATGGTGATGATTGTTATTTAATCTATCGCATGGATTCAAACACGATTGACTTTGTCACGCCCTATTTGGATGGATGCCTGGAACTCTTGGATCAAGCAATTCTTCACAATCATACGCTTTACTTTTCAGGACAAACAGATTCTGTGTCATGTCCCAACATCTATCGCTTTAACCTTCTCACACGATCAACGTTTAAGGTCGTTTCTGGGGCAGGGATGATGCGCAGATTTGGTGATAATTTCCTTTTTGGTTATTGCAGTAAAATGAATCGAACCCGTTGTTTTAAAGGGGTCTTTGAGTATCAGTTGGATGACCAAAATTTATTAAAGCATGATGCGAATATCTATTATAATATCGCATCCGTTAATGATTCAGAATGGTTATTAGGAATGCGTGAAGGGATTTCAGTATGGTTGAATCAATATCGTGTTCTAAACCAACAAACCTTTCCATCACAATATGAAGATTTATTTCCAATTGCTCATAATGAAGCAATTATTGTAGGGTACAAGAAAACCCGAAAAGGATTACGTATGGTTTTGATTGATCGTAAATCCAATCGAATGTATGAGCTTGAAAAAGGGATTGTCTGTCGACTTATCGATGAAGGATTGGAATGGGTGACAATTGATACATTGAGTGGTGTAGTCAAGGTGCATGAATTTAAGGTATAA
- a CDS encoding alpha/beta hydrolase, whose protein sequence is MYDYLKVSQDASLFYIKNTVPKPRGVVVMCHGFTNHSGDYDVYARLLNDHNYSVYRYDMRGHGKTKSARGDIDSFQTYVKDLHTIIRLATRENIHRPIFTLGFSMGGLISALYGVKYPNSLSGQVFLGPAVGYVSAVRGPNKLALKVMNKLADDLLVKFSGDSLELNNPVKKEALERDYAFTSKNPLKLSYFTVRFAKTVFLDGAETIMSQFDAYRYPTFIAQGEADPTVPKDISETFYDSIKSKDKQLKIYPHMRHVLYDEPNGMEVMQDSIDWLDDRTTPIK, encoded by the coding sequence ATGTATGATTATTTAAAAGTGAGTCAGGATGCTTCGTTATTTTATATTAAAAACACCGTACCCAAACCCCGTGGGGTTGTGGTGATGTGTCATGGATTTACGAATCATTCGGGTGATTATGATGTTTATGCCCGATTATTAAATGACCATAATTATTCGGTCTATCGCTATGATATGAGAGGGCATGGTAAGACGAAGTCTGCGCGTGGTGATATTGATTCATTTCAGACGTACGTTAAAGACCTCCATACAATCATACGCTTGGCGACGCGTGAAAATATTCATCGTCCCATTTTTACACTTGGTTTCAGTATGGGAGGCTTGATTTCCGCCTTGTATGGGGTCAAGTATCCTAATAGTTTAAGTGGACAAGTCTTTTTAGGTCCTGCAGTAGGCTATGTCAGTGCCGTACGCGGTCCGAATAAACTGGCACTTAAAGTCATGAATAAGCTTGCGGATGATCTGTTGGTAAAGTTTTCAGGGGATTCTTTGGAATTAAATAATCCCGTTAAAAAAGAAGCACTTGAACGTGATTATGCGTTTACCAGTAAAAATCCACTCAAGCTTTCCTATTTTACAGTACGCTTTGCGAAGACCGTCTTCCTTGATGGCGCAGAGACAATAATGTCTCAATTTGATGCCTATCGCTACCCAACCTTTATTGCACAAGGGGAAGCAGATCCTACGGTTCCCAAAGATATCTCGGAAACGTTTTACGATTCAATTAAGTCGAAGGATAAGCAACTCAAAATTTATCCACACATGAGGCACGTTTTATACGATGAGCCTAATGGTATGGAAGTCATGCAAGATAGTATTGACTGGCTTGATGATCGCACAACACCCATAAAATAG
- a CDS encoding tRNA lysidine(34) synthetase, translating into MMPRLKSTSHPHIELIRPLYLVREAAILRWVHYTGLTFLQCACRFTEHSFDHESKSKRIEIKSWIQEYKKINPFIEANIFRSVEQVNLNKVISYFDDETSHHFLEAFNEDDD; encoded by the coding sequence ATGATGCCCCGTCTAAAGTCCACAAGTCATCCACATATTGAATTAATCAGACCGCTTTATTTGGTCCGTGAAGCAGCGATTTTACGTTGGGTTCATTATACGGGACTCACCTTTCTTCAATGCGCCTGTCGCTTTACAGAGCATAGCTTCGATCATGAGTCAAAGAGTAAGCGCATAGAAATTAAGTCATGGATTCAAGAATATAAGAAGATTAATCCTTTTATTGAGGCAAATATTTTCCGAAGTGTTGAGCAGGTAAATTTAAACAAGGTAATCTCGTATTTTGATGATGAAACATCACACCATTTTCTTGAAGCGTTTAATGAAGATGATGATTAG
- a CDS encoding tRNA 2-thiocytidine biosynthesis TtcA family protein — translation MTHQNIILKTYRKDIWTPFMKGISNYDLIQEGDCIGVCISGGKDSMLMALCFSILVQHSKVPFTVKYLVMDPGYAPFNREQIKKNADLLGLDVTIFDAKIFDYVDTIEKNPCYLCARMRRGHLYEFAESLGCNKIALGHHYDDVIETILMNMFYGVRLER, via the coding sequence ATGACGCATCAAAATATCATTTTAAAAACGTATCGTAAAGATATTTGGACGCCATTTATGAAGGGAATCTCGAACTATGATTTAATTCAAGAAGGGGATTGTATTGGCGTGTGTATTTCAGGAGGAAAGGACAGCATGCTCATGGCATTATGCTTTAGTATTCTCGTTCAACATTCCAAGGTTCCATTTACGGTTAAGTATTTGGTGATGGATCCCGGCTATGCACCTTTTAATCGTGAACAAATAAAGAAAAATGCAGATTTACTGGGCTTGGATGTCACAATCTTTGACGCTAAGATTTTTGACTATGTGGATACAATTGAAAAGAATCCCTGCTATTTGTGTGCACGGATGCGTCGCGGACATCTTTATGAATTTGCGGAGTCTTTAGGATGTAATAAAATTGCACTCGGACATCACTATGATGATGTGATTGAGACAATTCTGATGAATATGTTTTATGGGGTCAGGTTGGAACGATGA
- the rlmN gene encoding 23S rRNA (adenine(2503)-C(2))-methyltransferase RlmN has protein sequence MKAIYEYDLNEMGDLFESYGEKRFRAKQFFQWLYQKRVNSFDEMSDLSIALREKLKQDFVLDTLNVVMKQVASDETTKFLLECHDGALIETVMMKHDYGYSVCVTSQVGCAMGCKFCASGLLKKKRNLTTAEVVNQIMFVQRHLDEQDKRVSHIVVMGIGEPFDNYDNIMRFLRIVNHDHGLGIGARHITVSTSGVAPVIRKFADEKTQVNLAISLHAPNDTLRSEIMPVNKMFNLEKLFSALKYYQDQSNRRLTFEYILIDNVNDQLEHAKELVQLIRGMNAYVNLIPYNEVDENPFRQTKPEQAAKFYDYLKRNGIQCTIRREK, from the coding sequence ATGAAAGCAATCTATGAATATGATTTAAATGAAATGGGCGATCTCTTTGAGTCGTATGGGGAGAAACGTTTTCGCGCAAAACAATTTTTTCAATGGCTCTATCAAAAACGTGTAAATTCGTTTGATGAGATGAGTGATTTAAGCATTGCTTTACGAGAAAAATTAAAACAAGATTTTGTCTTGGATACGTTAAATGTTGTTATGAAACAAGTCGCTTCAGATGAAACGACTAAATTTTTGCTTGAGTGTCATGATGGGGCGCTTATTGAGACGGTAATGATGAAACATGACTATGGATATAGTGTTTGTGTAACGTCGCAGGTGGGCTGCGCAATGGGCTGTAAGTTCTGTGCATCCGGTCTCTTAAAGAAAAAGCGAAATTTGACTACAGCTGAGGTGGTCAACCAAATTATGTTTGTACAACGTCATTTGGATGAACAAGACAAGCGTGTCAGTCATATTGTCGTCATGGGAATTGGGGAACCGTTTGATAATTATGATAATATCATGCGTTTCCTTCGGATTGTAAATCATGATCATGGTTTGGGCATTGGTGCTCGACACATTACGGTTTCAACTTCCGGTGTTGCTCCAGTGATTCGAAAATTCGCAGATGAGAAAACACAGGTAAACCTTGCGATTTCGCTTCATGCGCCTAACGATACCCTTCGGTCTGAGATTATGCCGGTCAATAAGATGTTTAATCTTGAGAAGTTGTTTTCAGCTTTAAAATATTATCAAGATCAAAGCAATCGCCGTTTGACGTTTGAGTACATTCTAATTGATAACGTGAATGATCAATTAGAACATGCCAAGGAATTAGTACAACTAATCCGAGGTATGAATGCATATGTCAACCTCATCCCTTATAACGAAGTGGATGAAAATCCATTCCGTCAAACAAAGCCTGAGCAAGCTGCGAAATTTTATGATTACCTCAAACGTAATGGAATTCAATGTACCATTCGACGTGAAAAGTGA
- a CDS encoding O-antigen ligase family protein, producing the protein MGTKLTRNIKEIFEKKVFDFLDYPMTILSVYACTYFIYQDFGVRQVLGYAVLSLLLIGIVLKNFSNFSIENLNIFHYTYLFMLIVILLNFIRPDAYHDKESFSYIVIMIITFGFFVFSKINLIDVKKSLSVFLGTSVVFSIIILFFQVFKDLYWSLIYPLLSVTAQELAKRYFFKGYSISFGGVAYTSYIIVFGLIILLSYLIYNDLHAKSKLRLYSIMALLTLTLILLGRRGELLAFLVALIVYYIFRARQGSRLKRASIVVSTIIGIIILIIICLPFLLKIKFLHRYTMTLNALVNGTNMTGGVTSGRIELYNKAYSLFKENLVFGVGWGSFAKHGYLVLGKPAGTTRNVHNIVLQLLAETGLVGFLGIMSPLLFSYYKTSYLLSEINTNESKDYSISVLKILISVSLLLQSFILFASLIDPINFKNIFWILYVILSMINSYVFSNINSTKNLKSKYFA; encoded by the coding sequence ATGGGAACTAAGTTAACTCGCAATATTAAAGAAATTTTTGAAAAAAAAGTATTTGATTTTTTGGATTATCCGATGACTATTTTATCAGTTTATGCCTGTACTTATTTTATCTATCAAGATTTTGGAGTAAGACAAGTTCTAGGATATGCTGTCCTATCACTATTACTGATTGGAATTGTATTAAAGAACTTTTCTAATTTTAGTATTGAAAATTTAAATATCTTTCATTATACTTATTTATTTATGTTGATAGTCATATTGCTAAATTTTATTAGACCTGATGCATATCATGATAAGGAAAGTTTTTCTTATATAGTTATAATGATTATTACTTTTGGCTTTTTTGTTTTTTCTAAAATAAATCTCATTGACGTAAAAAAATCATTGTCAGTATTTTTAGGTACATCAGTCGTATTTTCAATTATAATTTTATTTTTTCAGGTTTTTAAAGATCTCTATTGGTCTTTAATTTATCCTCTTTTATCAGTAACAGCTCAAGAATTAGCAAAGCGATATTTCTTTAAGGGATATAGTATTTCGTTTGGGGGTGTTGCATATACATCATATATCATAGTATTTGGATTAATAATTTTACTATCCTACTTAATATATAATGATTTACATGCTAAGTCAAAGTTGAGACTCTACTCAATTATGGCTTTATTAACTTTAACACTGATACTATTAGGACGACGCGGTGAATTGCTTGCTTTTTTAGTTGCACTCATCGTATATTACATTTTTAGGGCTAGACAGGGTAGTAGGTTAAAAAGGGCATCTATAGTAGTTTCTACTATTATCGGAATTATTATTTTAATCATTATTTGTCTTCCGTTTTTATTGAAAATAAAGTTCTTACATAGATATACTATGACTTTGAATGCACTAGTTAATGGAACAAATATGACGGGCGGAGTAACTTCTGGACGGATAGAATTATATAATAAAGCATACAGTTTATTTAAGGAAAACTTAGTTTTTGGTGTGGGCTGGGGATCATTTGCCAAACATGGTTACCTCGTTTTAGGAAAACCAGCGGGAACTACAAGAAATGTTCATAATATTGTTCTACAACTGCTTGCAGAAACAGGATTAGTGGGATTTCTTGGAATAATGTCTCCACTGTTGTTTAGCTACTATAAAACGAGTTATTTATTAAGTGAAATTAATACAAATGAAAGCAAAGATTATTCAATTAGTGTCCTGAAAATTTTAATATCAGTATCTTTACTTCTACAATCCTTTATATTATTTGCGTCATTAATTGACCCAATAAATTTTAAAAATATTTTTTGGATTCTTTATGTAATTTTAAGTATGATAAACTCTTATGTTTTTTCAAATATAAATTCGACTAAAAATCTAAAGAGTAAATATTTTGCTTAG
- a CDS encoding ABC transporter substrate-binding protein → MGRDSHPDGLIASMKANTEILHQLYPGRDLEGLMTDLESQVDAFKNEAQKQAGTLLFLMANGNEIKAFGPESRYDHVYRDFGFTPVSKQFDVSTHGSTLSFEQIQDLNPDYILVMDRSRGTGGEGNAEVLMDNAFVKATRAYQNGHIIYVDPEVWYLTEEEQPQFYP, encoded by the coding sequence ATGGGAAGAGACAGCCATCCCGATGGCTTAATCGCATCGATGAAGGCAAATACTGAGATACTTCATCAACTCTACCCAGGACGTGATCTTGAAGGCTTGATGACTGATTTAGAAAGTCAGGTAGATGCATTCAAAAATGAAGCACAAAAACAAGCGGGCACCTTGCTTTTCTTAATGGCCAATGGTAATGAGATTAAAGCCTTCGGACCTGAAAGCCGATATGATCATGTGTACCGTGATTTCGGATTTACGCCCGTATCCAAACAATTTGATGTCTCAACCCATGGTTCTACCCTCTCCTTCGAGCAAATCCAAGACCTTAACCCTGATTATATCCTTGTAATGGATCGCTCCCGGGGAACCGGTGGTGAAGGAAATGCGGAAGTCTTGATGGACAATGCCTTTGTGAAAGCAACGCGTGCTTACCAAAACGGCCATATCATCTATGTGGATCCTGAAGTTTGGTACCTAACCGAAGAGGAACAACCGCAGTTTTATCCATGA
- a CDS encoding substrate-binding domain-containing protein produces MNFKTLIVCFALIFVTVCKPQKTKDTTLSITHKLGTTEVNENPQNVFVFDMGIIDMMESYDLPISGVPTASLTTTLKSKLDPNLTDIGTLF; encoded by the coding sequence ATGAACTTTAAAACATTAATCGTGTGCTTTGCCCTCATCTTCGTGACGGTATGTAAACCTCAAAAAACAAAAGATACCACCCTTTCCATTACACATAAATTAGGAACAACCGAGGTTAACGAAAACCCACAGAACGTATTTGTCTTTGATATGGGAATCATTGATATGATGGAATCCTATGATTTACCAATTTCCGGGGTGCCTACTGCCTCCTTAACGACAACGCTTAAGTCAAAGTTGGACCCAAACCTTACCGATATTGGTACGCTTTTTTGA
- a CDS encoding ATP-binding cassette domain-containing protein: MIKTERLTKTYGSLDALENCAITIQKGTMTAILGENGSGKSTLLNLIGRLSHPSSGKTYLHDNDIQTFKAIDFAKHVSILKQRNHHNLNLSVYDLVSYGRYPHNPRQLTEEDHQIVRTCLQVIECWDFKDQSIQTLSGGQLQRVYIAMVLAQDTEVILLDEPLNNWDLKHAHEFMQCMNHFVTHRNKTIVMIMHDVNMVYRYCDTVVCLKDGECIAHGAVDSTLTQPILKQLYDLDFTIFTHNTIKQCCVETRNYEL; encoded by the coding sequence ATGATTAAAACAGAAAGACTTACTAAAACCTATGGGAGCCTTGATGCCTTAGAGAACTGTGCAATCACAATTCAAAAAGGTACTATGACCGCCATTCTTGGCGAAAATGGATCGGGCAAATCAACCTTACTCAATCTGATTGGACGATTATCCCATCCCTCATCAGGGAAAACATATCTTCACGACAACGATATCCAAACCTTCAAAGCCATTGATTTTGCGAAACACGTTTCGATTTTAAAACAACGCAATCACCATAACTTGAATTTAAGTGTCTACGATCTTGTATCCTACGGTCGTTACCCCCATAATCCACGTCAACTAACGGAAGAAGATCATCAAATTGTGAGGACATGCCTTCAAGTCATAGAATGCTGGGATTTTAAAGACCAATCCATCCAAACCCTTTCCGGAGGACAGCTTCAGCGTGTCTATATCGCGATGGTCTTAGCGCAAGATACCGAAGTAATTCTTTTGGATGAACCGTTAAATAATTGGGACTTAAAACATGCCCATGAATTCATGCAATGCATGAACCATTTCGTAACCCATCGCAATAAAACCATCGTCATGATTATGCACGATGTAAATATGGTATATCGGTATTGTGATACGGTTGTTTGTTTAAAAGATGGGGAATGCATTGCGCATGGCGCCGTCGATTCAACGCTAACACAACCCATCCTAAAACAGCTTTATGATTTAGACTTTACAATTTTCACCCATAACACAATCAAACAATGTTGTGTAGAAACGAGGAACTATGAACTTTAA
- a CDS encoding iron chelate uptake ABC transporter family permease subunit, with the protein MNYKKILGWIAFICAVYYLGSGLNSAYIFQRRCVQILTLCITSYLVNLSTTLFQRLTHNRIVSPALLGFERLYLLIQIGCLMILNNPMLNPLIALFTMSIIGLMIYPKILNRCGNDIYLMLLIGTVFSTLMGALSTTLQIMMDPLEFSILQSQNFVSFNAIQPQFLRISVLLTLLIIGIYNHKRHQFDVLVLGDDTAQSLGVDVPLVHKEVLFLVILASSLVTSLVGPLTFLGLLTSNLAQELCPNARTKPIIITGTLLAFILLLGSQLIFERLFNFTGTITVFINLIGSFTLIIFMIKERKHD; encoded by the coding sequence ATGAATTATAAAAAAATCTTAGGATGGATTGCCTTTATCTGTGCTGTTTATTATTTGGGGAGTGGCTTAAACAGCGCGTATATCTTTCAGCGACGATGCGTTCAAATCCTCACCCTATGCATCACTTCGTATTTAGTTAATCTGAGCACAACGTTATTTCAAAGGCTAACCCATAACCGCATTGTCTCTCCGGCTTTATTGGGCTTTGAACGCCTGTACCTTTTGATTCAAATCGGGTGTCTTATGATTCTAAACAATCCGATGCTCAATCCACTAATCGCCTTATTCACCATGTCAATCATCGGCCTCATGATCTACCCAAAAATCTTAAATCGATGTGGAAATGACATCTATTTGATGCTTCTAATTGGGACAGTCTTTTCAACCTTAATGGGTGCACTCTCCACAACCTTACAAATAATGATGGATCCGCTGGAATTCAGTATCCTTCAAAGTCAAAACTTTGTATCCTTTAATGCCATCCAACCACAATTTTTAAGAATTTCCGTGTTGCTTACGCTTCTCATCATCGGCATCTACAACCACAAACGCCACCAGTTTGATGTTTTAGTCCTTGGGGATGATACTGCACAAAGTTTAGGTGTGGATGTCCCTTTGGTCCACAAGGAAGTCCTATTTCTTGTCATTCTCGCAAGTTCCCTTGTCACAAGTCTTGTCGGACCACTAACGTTTCTTGGTCTACTGACCAGCAACTTAGCCCAAGAACTGTGTCCAAATGCCAGAACAAAACCTATTATCATCACCGGAACGCTTCTAGCCTTTATACTGCTTCTCGGATCCCAACTTATCTTCGAACGTCTTTTTAATTTCACCGGAACCATCACCGTTTTTATTAATTTGATTGGCTCGTTCACACTTATTATTTTTATGATTAAGGAGCGTAAACATGATTAA